From the genome of Glycine max cultivar Williams 82 chromosome 2, Glycine_max_v4.0, whole genome shotgun sequence, one region includes:
- the LOC100797552 gene encoding probable glycerol-3-phosphate dehydrogenase [NAD(+)] 1, cytosolic: MGLVSNEYSNGSVQSCNGLEEKLDDLRGLVGKADGDPLRIVSVGAGAWGSVFAALLQDTYGQFRDKVQIRIWRRPGKTVDRATAEHLFEVINSREDVLRRLIRRCAYLKYVEARLGDRTLLADEILKDGFCLNMIDTPLCPLKVVTNLQEAVWDADIVVNGLPSTETREIFEEISKYWKERITVPVIISLAKGIEAALEPVPHIITPTKMINQATGVPMENILYLGGPNIASEIYNKEYANARICGDEKWRKPLAKFLRQPHFIVWDNSDLVTHEVMGGLKNVYAIGAGMVAALTNESATSKSVYFAHCTSEMIFITHLLAEEPEKLAGPLLADTYVTLLKGRNAWYGQMLAKGELSPDMGDSISGKGMIQGVSAVEAFFELLSHSSLNVLHPEENKPVAPVELCPILKTLYKILISREQLSEAILQALRDENLNDPRERIEIAQSHAFYMPSLLGQP, from the exons ATGGGATTAGTCAGTAATGAATACTCAAATGGATCTGTTCAGAGCTGCAATGGATTAGAGGAGAAGCTTGATGATCTTCGCGGCCTTGTTGGCAAGGCTGATGGTGATCCTTTGAGAATAGTGAGTGTTGGTGCTGGTGCTTGGGGCAGTGTTTTTGCAGCTTTGCTGCAAGATACTTATGGCCAATTCCGCGACAAGGTGCAAATCAGGATATGGAGAAGGCCAGGAAAGACAGTTGATAGAGCCACTGCAGAGCACCTCTTTGAAGTTATCAACTCAAGGGAGGATGTGTTGAGGAGATTGATCAGGCGCTGCGCTTATCTGAAATATGTTGAGGCTAGACTTGGTGACAGGACTCTTCTGGCTGATGAGATTCTGAAGGATGGGTTTTGCTTGAATATGATTGACACACCACTTTGTCCATTGAAGGTGGTCACAAACTTGCAAGAAGCTGTTTGGGATGCTGACATTGTAGTTAATGGTTTGCCTTCAACCGAAACACGGGAGATTTTTGAAGAGATTAGTAAATATTGGAAGGAGAGAATCACAGTGCCAGTGATAATCTCTTTGGCAAAGGGTATAGAGGCTGCATTAGAGCCTGTTCCCCATATTATAACCCCCACAAAAATGATTAACCAAGCAA CTGGAGTGCCTATGGAGAACATACTGTATCTTGGTGGTCCAAATATTGCCTCAGAAATATACAACAAGGAGTATGCCAATGCCCGAATTTGCGGAGATGAGAAATGGAGAAAACCTCTTGCAAAGTTTCTACGACAACCACATTTTATTGTCTGGGACAACAGTGACCTTGTCACCCATGAGGTCATGGGTGGCTTGAAAAATGTCTATGCAATTGGTGCAG GAATGGTAGCAGCCCTTACCAATGAGAGTGCTACCAGCAAATCTGTATACTTTGCACACTGCACATCAGAGATGATATTTATCACTCATTTGTTGGCTGAAGAACCTGAGAAACTTGCAGGGCCACTATTGGCTGACACTTATGTGACTTTACTAAAAGGTCGTAACGCATGGTATGGTCAGATGTTAGCTAAGGGTGAATTAAGCCCAGACATGGGTGACAGCATCAGTGGCAAAGGAATGATTCAG GGTGTCTCTGCAGTGGaggcattttttgaacttttgagCCATTCAAGCCTGAATGTGTTGCATCCTGAAGAAAACAAGCCGGTTGCTCCTGTTGAACTCTGCCCCATCCTGAAGACACTGTATAAAATATTGATATCCAG GGAACAGTTATCGGAAGCTATTCTCCAAGCTCTTAGGGATGAAAATCTGAATGATCCTCGGGAACGCATTGAGATTGCACAAAGCCATGCTTTCTACATGCCTTCACTTCTTGGACAACCCtga
- the LOC100796669 gene encoding S-formylglutathione hydrolase produces the protein MDTKPTEISSGKMFGGYNKRFKHFSLTLGCSMNFHIYFPPSPSPSHKFPVLYFLSGLTCTDENFIFKSGAQRAASAEGVALVAPDTSPRGLNVEGEADSWDLGVGAGFYLNATQEKWKNWRMYDYVVKELPKLLSDNFPQLEISKASIFGHSMGGHGALTIFLKNQDKYKSVSAFAPIANPINCPWGQKAFSNYLGDNKSEWEDYDATRLVTKFPNVSSTILIDQGEDDKFLPDQLLPHKFEEACKKANVPLLLRFQPGYDHLYYFIATFIDDHIRHHAQALRLN, from the exons ATGGACACCAAACCCACCGAGATCAGCAGCGGCAAGATGTTCGGAGGTTACAACAAGAGATTCAAGCATTTCAGCCTTACCCTGGGATGCTCCATGAACTTCCACATCTACTTCCCTCCATCTCCTTCTCCCTCTCACAAATTCCCT GTGCTGTACTTTCTCTCTGGCCTCACTTGCACCGACGAGAACTTCATATTCAAGTCGGGTGCTCAGCGTGCCGCTTCCGCCGAGGGTGTTGCCTTGGTTGCCCCCGACACTTCTCCGA GAGGCTTGAATGTGGAAGGAGAAGCAGACAGCTGGGACCTTGGAGTAG GTGCAGGATTTTATCTCAATGCCACACAAGAGAAATGGAAGAATTGGCGCATGTATGACTATGTTGTCAAGGAGTTGCCAAAGCTTCTGAGTGATAATTTTCCACAGCTTGAAATATCAAAAGCTTCTATATTTGGTCATTCTATGGGTGGGCATGGTGCTCTAACAATCTTCCTGAAAAATCAGGATAAATATAAG TCAGTTTCTGCCTTTGCTCCAATAGCAAATCCTATAAATTGTCCTTGGGGACAGAAGGCATTCTCAAATTATCTTGGTGACAATAAATCTGAGTGGGAG GATTACGATGCCACTCGTTTGGTAACAAAGTTTCCCAATGTTTCTTCCACCATTTTGATTGATCAG GGAGAAGATGACAAATTTTTGCCTGATCAACTGTTGCCTCACAAGTTTGAAGAGGCTTGTAAAAAGGCCAACGTTCCCCTACTGTTACGTTTCCAACCTGGTTATGACCACCTTTACTACTTTATAGCCACATTCATAGATGATCACATCCGACATCATGCTCAAGCTCTTAGACTTAATTAA